A window of Dehalogenimonas sp. WBC-2 genomic DNA:
ACTCTAATCTGGTATAAAAACCACCTGGAATCGGTTTATTGCGTGGCAGGTAACGGCAGCATTGAGGACCTGGCCACCGGAGAGGTGCACAAGATTGAGCCCGGTGTCCTCTATGCGCTTGACCGGCACGACCGCCACATCCTACGCGGCGGTACCGAGGACATGAGGATGTTCTGCGTCTTCACTCCTCCGCTTAGAGGTGACGAAGTACATAATTCTGAAGGTGCCTATGACCTTAGCGAATAAAGATAATTAGCGGGATGGTAGAAGGATGCCTAATGCGCCCAGGGGTTTTTTATTGACGGCCTGAGCAATAAGTAGAAAATGAACACTGTTGGAAACGTGAAGAAAGCCGCGACACGGATAAGAAAGATTTGGAACCGGTTAAGCCCACGGTCTACAGCGTCTTCAGTAGCCAGCATTATGATAGCCACCACGAGAGCTATCATAATGATAATCAGTAAACCATTCATTTCATTTTTAAATTCTATCACCGTTGTCAAGAACATGTGAGTGCCCATATCATATTGGGTTGTAAAGGCTTTCTGGCCTGCCTGGATAGGAAGGCCAGGCTTTCTGAGTGCAAAATTGGGCTAAGCAGGGAAAATGTCTCGTCCTACGACCGATACTAGGGAGTTCTAGTTTTCCAAATATTCCACGCTAGTGGCGTTATTGATGTCTTCCATGAGGAACCAGGTTTGCCAGGTACGTTCACCGGGAGGGATAGGAGCGGGCGGGGTGGTGTGAACTCCTGAATCCGTTGATTGCATACGAAAAACGGTTATGGAACAGCTGGTGAAGCTATGAGCGAAGGAAATTTTCTCAAGTTGGCGCAGTTGACCATCCGCGAGTTCGAAGGCATCTACATATTGATAAAGATATGCGACATCGCTATTTTGAAAATCGACCTGTATGGAGAGTCCACCGTTTCCTGGTTCTAGCAAAGATAGATCGAAAACATCGAGTTCGGAGAATATCCTGAGCGGGTGACGGAAAACCGGAACGGATAGAGTGGTCATAGTATTCAGTTTTAATACACCGTCGGAATTCAGACTGGCCGAATAATACTTCGGATTTCCTTTTGAGTCACGTCCATAGAACCCCAATGAGAAGCGATAAACATTGCTGTCTTCATCAGAACTTACAGTAAATGTTGAGAGTTGTGCCGAATCTTCCTGGATATCAAGCGAATCCACGATGTCGTTCCATATTTTAACAAGCGCCAAGTCGCCCAGCTTCGTAGAAATAGTGACGGATGGACCGCCACAACCCGATAGGGGCAGTATCAACGATAATACAATGGAAAGCACAAGCAAAGTAAAAACCACCGGGCGAAACCTGTTTTTCATGTTGCGGCCTCCTGCGCATTTCAATATACTCCCAGCGGGAAGTAAATAAAACCCCAAACTTGCTGCTATCAATAGCGAAACCGCAAGTACGACCCCACAATCACCTCAATACTGGACCATTGAGCCTTTTTCGTCTTGCTAACAGAAAAGCACTTAGACCGACGGCTAGTGCCGCGATGAGGACAGCCAACCACCACCAATTATGCCGTTCCACAGGCACAGGCCCCAAATAAATGAGAGGCGGCGGCTCCCGGTCGACCGCCTTTTTTAAGAGCAGAACTCCGGTTGAACCATCTATCTTGAAAGATAAGGTATTGAACGTATCCAAAGGCAGAAAGCCGGTGTTTTCTAATTCCGTATCCGGCCCTTCAATCCAGCCCAATTCCTGTTTGGAGACGGTAGAAGGTATTTCAAACGTTACGATAACGTATCCTTCAAGGGTATTTCCGGCCAGGCTATTGATAAAATATCCTATTTGCTGAACAGCTTCAGGGATATATGGTGTGGCGATGGCGATTGCCATGTCTCTGGTGATGACCATTGAGGGCAGAGGGTCGGGGGGGCTGGTTGTGGCGGGTGGGGTTTGGGCATGGACAGACTGTGGAACGGCGCAAACGAATGTGACCATCAAAGCCAGGATAACCGCTGTGACTGAATGATTATGGTTTAACATATCAACGCTTTTTGCGGTCGTGTTTCACCGCTTGCGCAACACTAAGAAGACGGCGATTCCACAAACGAGCGCCACTAAACCCACAATTATTATCCCCGGACCCGCGCCGCTGTCCCAGATGTACCAGTTGCCTACTACCTCACCGACCATCCAGTAGGGTCCACGACCATTTTCCGGTGGCGATGACCCCGTCAATAATTTGATAGAGGGAACCTCGCCGCCACCAAATTTTTTATATTGGCTAGTTCGGGCAACAATGTCTCCTTTTTCGTCAATGACTTCAACATCACTCTCTATAGTCCGATATGAATAACCGGGAGGCCAAATCAACAGATAAGACTTGCCTGTCCAAAGCCTCAAACACCCATCCTCCAAAACGAGTTTCCCCCTACCGAGTACCGCGGGTGATGGGCTGATTTCTTGCTGGATGGGGAAATATGTGATAGAGGGCGGATTGCAGGCGGTGGCGAACATCACGGTTACTAAAAGCAATAATATGAATATTGCCTTCAAAGGCCAAAGCTTATGCACAAAAATTGTCTCTTTTGTTCGATGAGCCTTTTTGAGCAGACCGGTTTCTATAACCGCAGCGGTGAAGAGGAGAGCAGCGGCGGGCAAAAAGAAATAACCGAAATCGGAAAAGCGCTGAGCGATGGTAATGGCTATGATAAACAGCAATGCCCAGAGAAAAATCACTCGGCTGGATCGATCTTTAATCCAAAAAACCACTATTCCAAGCAGAGTAATTACGAACGGCGCAATGAAGGAATAGGTTACAAATGGGTCAGCCTCAGTCGATGGTATCGGAGGCCAGAAGGCGAAGTGGCGCCAGCCGGTTTCCAGGGCGGGCGGCTGAGACCAAGGGAAGATTATTCCCTGATATTCATTGAATGCCGGTACGAAGAAGAGATAATACGCGGCCGTGACCGCTGAAATTATAGCCAGGGAAATCAACAGATAAGTCACTCGGTTAGCTTTAGACATTAGGGACTCTCCTTGTTTCATTTAGCGCAGCAGCAAAGAGGAAAACAGCGGCGGGGATGAACAAGGTACTGAAGTCAAAAAGGAATAAAGATACGGGGATCAATAGAGCCAATAGCCAAGCCCATAGCATGTTGCGTCGCACATATTTTTCTTTCACGGTCATCGTGGACAGGAACGCCAGAGCTGCCGCAGCCGCGGGCAGCGTGAAGGCAATCAGTACTAGTGGATCGGGTGGGATATCACGCATGGGTGGCCAAAGGGCAAACCTCTCCCATGCAGTGACCGGTTCCGGGGGAAGACTCCCGGGGAAGATCACGCCGACATAGGGCTTGAAGGAAGGCACGAATAACAGGAAAAACAGGGCACCTAGGGCGGTGACCAAGGCACTGGCAGCAAGTAGTCTTGTCATTGTCCTTGCCCTGGACATATCGGCCCCCGCGCCAAGACGGTTCCCGCCGGTTTTTCGCAAATTGAGGAAATCCCGGCTTTCCTCTATCAAAGCCGCAATGAAAAGCGCCGCAGCGGGAAAGAAGAAGATGCCGAACTTCGACAGAGAGCTTAGAACAGCGACAGTAAAGATGAAGAATAACAGCCAGAGCGCGATGAGGCGACCCGATTCAGATTTGATCCTGTGCGATGCCACTCCCAGGAACGTGGTGGCGATCGGTGCAACCATAGAGAAGAAAACGACGGGATACATTATTCTATCCGGTGTCGTTGGGACAAAACCAAATTTCTGCCAAGCTGTCTGTGAGATCGGGTCTTCACTAGGGAAGTATGCCCAGCCGTAAGGCTCGAAGGCTGGAACGATGAAGAGGAAGAGAGCGGCCGCGGCGGCCAGCCCTGCTGCCAAGGAAATGAACACTGGAGCTTGAGAGGCTCGATTAATCAGAATCACGGGTCTGAATTCTTTCTTTTCAGCCTGACCCATAGAATTATCAAAAGAGTAGCAAGAGCGAGCAGTCCGAGAATTACCATAAGTATAACGGAGGTAAGGTTTTCACTGGTCGGCATAGCAAGCACTATAATAGTTGGTGGAAGGCTGGTCGCTGTCGGTGGGGGTGCGACGGAGCCTAATTTGGGATCGTAGAGAAGAATGCCTGCCACGCTGCCGGACATTATGAGCAGCAAAAGATATGTGGTGATGCTTAAAAGAGGTTTTTGTTTATCAAACTTAAAAAGTGTAAAGATTTTTGCAAAAAATGATCCGTTTGGGCGAGGTTCCTGGTGACAGGCCACGGCATTGGAAACAGCTTGCTGCCACCATACCGGCGATGGCGACACGGACGCGGTTTCAGTCTCAAAAAATGCTTTTAATTCGCCTTCGCTATAATAATTAATCACTGATTACTTCCACCATTGCACCAAATCTTGATTTTTGAGGCCGTTGTTCAGTCGGGCCAGGCCGCGGTTTAAACGTGACTTAATGGTCCCCTGGGGCTGATTCATAACTGTAGCTATCTCCGGGACAGTGAGATCGGAGTAAAATCTCAGGATTATAGCGTCTCGCTGCTCCGGCGGCAGAGTGTTTAATGCTTGCCTCATGTTGCGGCGGTTTTCGGCTTGGATAGCGTCATCCTCCGGTGAGTCCGCTTCACTGGCGATATCGTCTGCCATATCAAGGGGAACCGCAACAAGACGTTTCATTCTGAACTGTTGCTTGACCTCATTTACCACAATACGCACTAACCACGCCTTTATGCTCTCCGGTTTTTGCAGTGATGGAAGGTGTTGCCAGATTTTTATTAGACCTTCCTGCACGGCATCTTCGGCGGAACTCCGGTCACGGGTCATGAGCAAGGCTACACCGAAGAGCGTGTTTTTATACGTTCCTATAAGCTCACGGAATGCCTCCGTGTCTCCAGCCTGGCAGCGGCAGACTAAGGCTGCCTCTTGGGACTCATCCAATCGGAGCGCTCCTATTTGAATGATTCTCTAATATATAAGATGCATGAAACAGGGAAAACGTTCCGTAATTGTTC
This region includes:
- a CDS encoding hypothetical protein (uncharacterized protein AF_1575 precursor) — translated: MKNRFRPVVFTLLVLSIVLSLILPLSGCGGPSVTISTKLGDLALVKIWNDIVDSLDIQEDSAQLSTFTVSSDEDSNVYRFSLGFYGRDSKGNPKYYSASLNSDGVLKLNTMTTLSVPVFRHPLRIFSELDVFDLSLLEPGNGGLSIQVDFQNSDVAYLYQYVDAFELADGQLRQLEKISFAHSFTSCSITVFRMQSTDSGVHTTPPAPIPPGERTWQTWFLMEDINNATSVEYLEN
- the rpoN gene encoding RNA polymerase RpoN (sigma-54 factor) yields the protein MDESQEAALVCRCQAGDTEAFRELIGTYKNTLFGVALLMTRDRSSAEDAVQEGLIKIWQHLPSLQKPESIKAWLVRIVVNEVKQQFRMKRLVAVPLDMADDIASEADSPEDDAIQAENRRNMRQALNTLPPEQRDAIILRFYSDLTVPEIATVMNQPQGTIKSRLNRGLARLNNGLKNQDLVQWWK